A single region of the Mycobacterium lentiflavum genome encodes:
- a CDS encoding FAD-dependent oxidoreductase, whose product MGSTMHRVDSPNRLGEHAVVLGAGMAGLLAARVLSEFYDSVSMVERDRLPDYPCHRRGIPQGRHAHNFYSRGLQVLGELFPGLLDDLARAGAVVVDDGDLSHFYVRLGRYQLKSAGTFADPAALTLHMASRPFMEFQLRRRVKALANVTFLDGHDVSELLTTGDIVNGVRIIRRYNGLLTTLDADLVVDAMGRAARTPAFLERLGFERPTEHRMAARYSYASQQLSMPTGSITQRLVMFNPGDDRPGGLLLANEHDTWMLAIGQPAETGEPPTDYDAMLALAAPFLPADLVEGLRRAHPIGEAVTYQHTAAVWRRYDQMSRFPSGLVVLGDALCAPDPTYGQGMTIAALQALTLRDCLLAGDAALAHRYFGATARYIGEMWAANRARSRVTSPVRDRSSRRARLQGWVTRAALNAAAHDVVLTERFFRVSHFIDPPSRLHDPALLPRIVWGNLRARVSRTPSPPEPSSRAGTAIDRTKTAATR is encoded by the coding sequence ATGGGTTCGACAATGCATCGCGTCGACTCGCCGAACCGGCTCGGCGAGCACGCAGTCGTACTGGGTGCCGGAATGGCGGGTTTGCTTGCCGCCCGGGTGCTTTCAGAGTTCTACGATTCGGTCAGCATGGTCGAACGGGACAGGTTGCCCGACTATCCGTGTCATCGCCGGGGCATCCCCCAAGGGCGGCACGCGCACAACTTCTACAGCCGCGGCCTGCAGGTACTGGGTGAGCTGTTTCCCGGACTGCTGGACGACCTGGCCCGGGCCGGGGCGGTCGTTGTCGATGACGGTGACCTGTCGCACTTCTACGTGCGCCTCGGGCGTTACCAGCTGAAAAGCGCAGGCACCTTCGCCGATCCGGCCGCGCTGACGCTGCACATGGCGAGCAGGCCGTTTATGGAGTTTCAGCTGCGCCGCCGCGTCAAGGCCCTCGCGAACGTGACCTTCCTCGACGGGCATGACGTGTCCGAGCTGCTCACCACCGGCGATATCGTCAACGGCGTTCGCATCATCCGGCGTTACAACGGTTTACTGACAACGCTGGACGCCGACCTGGTGGTCGATGCGATGGGCCGGGCGGCACGTACCCCGGCGTTCTTGGAGAGGCTGGGTTTCGAACGGCCCACCGAGCACCGCATGGCCGCGAGGTATAGCTACGCGAGCCAACAGCTGAGCATGCCCACGGGATCGATCACCCAGCGGCTGGTGATGTTCAACCCAGGCGACGACCGACCGGGCGGCCTGTTGCTGGCCAACGAACATGACACCTGGATGCTGGCGATCGGCCAGCCGGCCGAAACCGGCGAACCGCCAACCGATTACGACGCGATGCTCGCGCTGGCCGCGCCCTTCCTGCCCGCGGACTTGGTGGAAGGACTACGCCGGGCACACCCCATCGGGGAAGCCGTGACATATCAGCACACCGCCGCCGTGTGGCGCCGGTACGACCAAATGTCGCGATTCCCATCGGGTTTGGTGGTTCTCGGCGACGCATTGTGCGCCCCCGACCCGACCTACGGCCAGGGCATGACAATCGCCGCGCTCCAAGCGCTGACGTTGCGCGATTGTCTGCTGGCTGGCGATGCTGCGCTGGCACACCGGTATTTCGGTGCAACGGCGCGCTACATCGGCGAGATGTGGGCGGCAAACAGAGCCAGGTCGCGGGTCACTTCCCCGGTTCGCGACCGGAGTTCCAGGCGGGCGCGGCTGCAAGGCTGGGTGACTAGAGCGGCACTAAACGCCGCCGCCCACGACGTTGTGCTGACCGAACGCTTCTTTCGGGTTTCCCACTTCATCGACCCGCCGTCGCGGCTCCACGATCCCGCCCTGCTGCCACGCATCGTCTGGGGCAATTTGCGGGCCCGGGTTTCGCGGACACCGTCACCGCCCGAGCCTTCGTCGCGGGCCGGCACCGCCATCGACCGGACGAAAACGGCGGCGACGCGATAA
- a CDS encoding PPE family protein, with amino-acid sequence MDFALLPPEVNSGLMYAGPGSGPLLEAAAGWDALAAQLESTASGYAAQLAGLTGQAWSGPSSLLMSAAATPYVEWLSTAAAQAAQTGAQASAAAAAYEAAFAMTVPPPVIAANRAQLIALVATNFFGQNTPAIAATEAQYMQMWVQDATAMYGYAADSEIASTLASFDDPPQTTNEAGQGDQSSAVAQAAANTSARTQSLAQLSAQTSSQQLTTTASAGDPVLPAGSTANVAPGGAVLTTGVTATASNGYPVAFAANSEFFAVTQVTVTVNINGGLPFTFAAGTDVSLGVPGVVDSGTFTVLSGSSGVAGTFTVPSGSITAVGAGTNVTLASGSVIVVNTGTIITGPTVAPVAATSSGAAGAVPVLAGLSSTPGLAGTAGIQPQLNVDGLLERAQIASG; translated from the coding sequence ATGGATTTTGCGTTGCTGCCTCCGGAGGTGAACTCCGGGTTGATGTATGCCGGTCCGGGGTCGGGGCCATTGCTGGAGGCCGCGGCGGGTTGGGACGCGCTGGCCGCCCAGCTGGAGTCGACGGCCAGCGGTTATGCGGCGCAGCTGGCCGGATTGACCGGTCAGGCGTGGTCTGGCCCCTCGTCGCTGTTGATGAGCGCGGCGGCCACGCCGTATGTGGAGTGGTTGTCTACTGCCGCTGCTCAGGCCGCGCAGACCGGGGCCCAGGCCTCCGCGGCGGCGGCGGCTTACGAGGCGGCGTTCGCGATGACGGTGCCTCCACCGGTGATCGCGGCGAACCGAGCACAGCTGATCGCGCTGGTCGCCACCAACTTCTTCGGGCAGAACACGCCGGCGATCGCGGCCACCGAAGCGCAGTACATGCAGATGTGGGTTCAGGACGCCACCGCCATGTACGGCTATGCGGCCGACTCCGAAATCGCCAGCACCCTGGCCTCCTTTGACGACCCACCGCAGACCACGAACGAGGCGGGACAGGGTGACCAATCCAGCGCGGTGGCCCAGGCCGCCGCCAACACCAGCGCCCGCACCCAATCACTGGCGCAACTCAGCGCACAAACCAGCTCCCAGCAACTCACCACGACCGCCAGCGCCGGCGACCCCGTCCTCCCTGCTGGTAGCACCGCCAACGTCGCGCCCGGCGGAGCCGTCCTGACCACCGGCGTCACCGCCACCGCCAGCAACGGCTACCCGGTCGCATTCGCTGCAAATTCCGAGTTCTTTGCCGTCACCCAGGTGACCGTCACCGTCAACATCAACGGCGGACTACCCTTTACCTTCGCCGCCGGCACCGATGTTTCCCTTGGCGTTCCGGGCGTCGTCGACAGCGGAACCTTCACTGTCCTTTCTGGCTCCTCAGGCGTCGCTGGCACTTTCACCGTCCCGAGCGGGTCCATCACCGCGGTCGGCGCCGGCACCAACGTCACCCTCGCCAGCGGCTCCGTCATCGTCGTCAACACCGGCACGATCATCACCGGCCCCACCGTGGCGCCGGTCGCCGCCACCTCGTCCGGCGCGGCGGGAGCGGTGCCCGTGTTAGCCGGGCTGAGCAGCACACCAGGTCTGGCGGGTACCGCAGGAATTCAGCCTCAGCTCAACGTGGATGGGCTGTTGGAGAGGGCTCAAATCGCGTCCGGCTGA
- a CDS encoding acetylserotonin O-methyltransferase: MTSKVPPVKVARAVERVREQLSRLRQRSAPPAAVMMELILNAWVAQAIACAADLGVADALANGPLSGEQLADRVGAEPDALRRLLRALIGIGIFSQRKDGRYVLSPLAETLRTDAPVSMAGMARWVGSPQHREHWSHLTDAVRTGNPVLPELRGKPAFEYLADEAELGAIFNSAMTNVSEFATVPLTAAYDFGAFGTIVDVGGGHGRLLAAILQTAPNSRGVLFDLPEVVAGAPELFRKYGVDGRVRIDEGSFFDSAPAGGDAYVLKNVIHDWPEEDAVRILKNVRAAAPAGARLLLCEFVIPDHDRDFHGKWVDIEMLVVAGARERTADEYRRLFDQAGFRLNRVVETVSPLSIIEATAV; the protein is encoded by the coding sequence TTGACGTCTAAGGTTCCGCCGGTCAAGGTTGCGCGAGCCGTCGAGCGGGTCCGCGAGCAGCTGTCGCGGCTGCGTCAACGTTCGGCTCCGCCTGCGGCGGTGATGATGGAACTGATCTTGAATGCGTGGGTTGCTCAGGCGATCGCGTGCGCAGCGGATCTGGGCGTGGCGGACGCCTTGGCCAACGGCCCGCTATCCGGCGAGCAGTTGGCAGACCGGGTCGGCGCCGAACCCGACGCGCTGCGGCGGCTCCTGCGCGCATTGATCGGCATCGGGATTTTCAGCCAGCGCAAGGACGGGCGTTACGTGCTCAGCCCCCTCGCGGAAACACTGCGCACCGACGCGCCCGTGTCCATGGCGGGCATGGCGCGGTGGGTCGGATCGCCGCAGCACCGGGAGCATTGGAGCCACCTGACCGATGCGGTCCGGACCGGGAACCCGGTGCTTCCGGAGCTTCGCGGCAAGCCGGCCTTCGAGTACCTGGCCGACGAAGCCGAGCTGGGCGCGATTTTCAACTCCGCCATGACCAACGTGTCCGAATTCGCGACCGTGCCCCTGACCGCGGCCTACGACTTCGGCGCGTTCGGCACGATCGTCGATGTCGGCGGCGGACACGGTCGCCTGCTGGCGGCGATCCTTCAGACCGCTCCGAATTCGCGCGGCGTGCTGTTCGATCTTCCGGAGGTCGTGGCGGGCGCCCCGGAGTTGTTTCGCAAGTACGGTGTCGACGGCCGCGTCCGGATCGACGAGGGTTCCTTCTTCGATTCCGCGCCGGCGGGCGGCGACGCCTATGTGCTCAAGAACGTCATACACGACTGGCCCGAGGAAGACGCGGTCCGCATCCTGAAGAACGTCCGCGCCGCGGCCCCCGCCGGCGCGCGACTGTTGCTCTGCGAGTTCGTCATTCCCGACCACGACCGGGATTTCCATGGCAAGTGGGTGGACATCGAAATGCTCGTCGTCGCCGGCGCGCGCGAACGCACCGCGGACGAGTACCGCCGGCTATTCGATCAGGCCGGTTTCCGGTTGAACCGGGTCGTCGAAACCGTGTCGCCGCTCAGCATCATCGAGGCGACCGCGGTGTAG
- a CDS encoding TetR family transcriptional regulator produces the protein MPSPGETTKRRGRRQGEPVSRDTVLRAAKRQFAINGYDKTPLRAIADDAQVDPSMILYLFGSKAELFRESMKLVLPADLLTTVVAEKDDDLGYRVVRAYLSIWEQPETAASMASMVQSATSNSDANQAFRVFLHDYLLTAVSGAMGGGDEARLRATLAATNLVGTAMLRYIMRVPPLSSLGVDDVVRLLGPAVHRFLTAPAAELGLEPAQLPAKSPRKKAKPRAATPATPRSPR, from the coding sequence GTGCCCTCACCTGGGGAAACGACGAAGCGACGAGGCAGACGTCAAGGCGAGCCGGTATCGCGCGACACGGTACTGCGCGCGGCAAAGCGCCAGTTCGCCATCAACGGGTACGACAAGACGCCGCTGCGGGCGATTGCCGACGATGCGCAAGTCGATCCGTCGATGATCCTCTATCTGTTCGGCTCGAAGGCGGAGTTGTTTCGCGAGTCGATGAAGTTGGTACTGCCGGCCGACCTGCTGACGACCGTGGTCGCCGAGAAGGACGACGACTTGGGCTACCGCGTGGTGCGGGCCTACCTCAGTATCTGGGAGCAACCCGAGACGGCCGCGAGTATGGCCTCGATGGTGCAGTCGGCGACGTCGAACAGCGATGCCAACCAAGCGTTCCGCGTCTTCCTGCACGACTATCTGCTGACCGCGGTGTCCGGTGCCATGGGCGGTGGCGACGAAGCACGACTGCGCGCGACGCTGGCCGCGACCAACCTCGTCGGCACCGCGATGTTGCGCTACATCATGCGGGTGCCGCCGCTGTCGTCGCTCGGGGTTGACGACGTCGTCAGGTTGCTGGGGCCTGCGGTGCACCGGTTCTTGACCGCGCCCGCCGCGGAGCTGGGACTGGAGCCCGCGCAACTGCCTGCCAAGTCGCCGCGAAAGAAGGCGAAGCCGCGCGCAGCCACCCCGGCTACACCGCGGTCGCCTCGATGA
- a CDS encoding class II 3-deoxy-7-phosphoheptulonate synthase: protein MNWTVDIPIDQLPPLPPLPADLRTRLDAALAKPAAQQPAWPDEQAAAMRTVLESVPPVTVPSEIVRLQDQLAQVAKGEAFLLQGGDCAETFVDNTEPHIRGNVRTLLQMAVVLTYGASLPVVKVARIAGQYAKPRSADIDALGLKSYRGDMINGFAPDVAAREHDPSRLVRAYANASAAMNLMRALTSSGLASLHGVHDWNREFVRTSPAGARYEALAAEIDRALSFMSACGVADRNLQTAEIYASHEALVLDYERAMLRLSESEDGDPQLYDLSAHTVWIGERTRQLDGAHIAFAEVIANPIGVKLGPTMTPELAMEYVERLDPHHKPGRLTLVSRMGNNKVRDLLPPIIEKVQATGHQVIWQCDPMHGNTHESSTGYKTRHFDRIVDEVQGFFEVHRALGTHPGGIHVEITGEDVTECLGGAQDISDHDLGGRYETACDPRLNTQQSLELAFLVAEMLRD, encoded by the coding sequence GGACCGTCGACATACCGATCGACCAGCTGCCGCCGCTGCCTCCGCTGCCCGCTGACCTGCGGACCCGGCTGGACGCTGCGCTGGCCAAGCCGGCTGCGCAGCAACCGGCCTGGCCCGACGAACAGGCCGCGGCGATGCGCACGGTCTTGGAGAGCGTTCCGCCGGTGACGGTGCCGTCCGAAATCGTGCGGCTGCAGGACCAACTCGCGCAGGTCGCCAAGGGCGAGGCATTCCTGCTGCAGGGCGGCGACTGCGCCGAGACGTTCGTCGACAACACCGAGCCGCACATTCGCGGCAACGTTCGCACCCTGCTGCAGATGGCGGTGGTGCTGACCTACGGCGCCAGCCTGCCGGTGGTCAAGGTGGCCCGCATCGCGGGTCAGTACGCCAAGCCCCGCTCGGCCGACATCGACGCGCTGGGCCTGAAGTCCTACCGCGGCGACATGATCAATGGCTTCGCCCCGGATGTCGCTGCGCGCGAGCACGACCCGTCGCGGCTGGTGCGCGCCTACGCCAACGCCAGCGCGGCGATGAACCTGATGCGGGCGCTGACATCGTCGGGGCTGGCTTCGCTGCACGGGGTGCACGACTGGAACCGGGAGTTCGTCCGGACCTCGCCGGCCGGTGCCCGTTACGAGGCGTTGGCGGCCGAGATCGACCGCGCGCTGAGCTTCATGAGCGCCTGCGGCGTAGCCGATCGCAATCTGCAAACCGCCGAGATCTACGCCAGCCACGAGGCTCTGGTGCTCGACTACGAGCGCGCGATGCTGCGGCTGTCGGAAAGTGAAGACGGCGACCCGCAGCTCTACGACCTGTCGGCGCACACGGTGTGGATCGGGGAGCGGACCCGCCAGCTCGACGGCGCGCATATCGCGTTCGCGGAGGTGATCGCGAACCCGATCGGCGTCAAGCTCGGCCCGACGATGACGCCCGAGCTGGCGATGGAATACGTCGAGCGCCTCGACCCGCACCACAAGCCGGGCCGGCTCACGCTGGTCAGCCGGATGGGCAACAACAAGGTCCGCGACCTGCTGCCGCCGATCATCGAGAAGGTGCAGGCCACCGGTCACCAGGTGATCTGGCAGTGCGACCCGATGCACGGCAACACCCATGAGTCGTCGACCGGCTATAAGACCCGTCACTTCGACCGCATCGTCGACGAGGTGCAGGGCTTCTTCGAGGTGCACCGCGCGCTGGGCACCCATCCCGGCGGCATTCACGTCGAGATCACCGGCGAGGACGTCACCGAGTGTTTGGGTGGCGCACAAGACATTTCGGACCACGACCTGGGCGGCCGGTACGAGACGGCGTGCGACCCGCGGCTGAACACTCAGCAGTCGCTGGAGTTGGCGTTCCTGGTCGCCGAGATGCTGCGGGACTGA
- a CDS encoding PPE family protein — translation MDFALLPPEVNSGLMYAGPGSGPLLEAAAGWDALAAQLESTASGYAAQLAGLTGQAWSGPSSLLMSAAATPYVEWLSTAAAQAAQTGAQASAAAAAYEAAFAMTVPPPVIAANRAQLIALVATNFFGQNTPAIAATEAQYMQMWVQDATAMYGYAADSEIASTLTSFDDPPQTTNPVGQGAQTQAQTMAQTTEDATSATQQVATSNATMHTLSSATTDTVGPVAPDQTVTAPPGSTITLGTNTGMLINSGEITVTGPGTNLITYGSVIVNPGSTIHTIIDCSADGVLIPGGVDFTAGANPVVLTPGSFQEVLVALVNGSATLPGVAGGQAAILTFANTATAIVGPAGASITNAFGTVTIASVTPIAPSSSSAVGAAPVSGLAAPGLAGTAAIQPQLNADGLLEWAQTVAS, via the coding sequence ATGGATTTTGCGTTGCTGCCTCCGGAGGTGAACTCCGGGCTGATGTATGCCGGTCCGGGGTCGGGGCCATTGCTGGAGGCCGCGGCGGGTTGGGACGCGCTGGCCGCCCAGCTGGAGTCGACGGCCAGCGGTTATGCGGCGCAGCTGGCCGGATTGACCGGTCAGGCGTGGTCTGGCCCCTCGTCGCTGTTGATGAGCGCGGCGGCCACGCCGTATGTGGAGTGGTTGTCTACTGCCGCTGCTCAGGCCGCGCAGACCGGGGCCCAGGCCTCCGCGGCGGCGGCGGCTTACGAGGCGGCGTTCGCGATGACGGTGCCTCCACCGGTGATCGCGGCGAACCGAGCACAGCTGATCGCGCTGGTCGCCACCAACTTCTTCGGGCAGAACACCCCGGCGATCGCGGCCACCGAAGCGCAGTACATGCAGATGTGGGTTCAGGACGCCACCGCCATGTACGGCTATGCGGCCGACTCCGAAATCGCCAGCACCCTGACCTCCTTTGACGACCCACCACAAACCACCAACCCCGTCGGGCAAGGCGCCCAGACCCAGGCCCAGACAATGGCGCAGACGACCGAGGACGCGACCAGCGCCACACAGCAGGTGGCCACGAGCAATGCCACGATGCACACGCTGAGCTCCGCCACCACCGACACCGTCGGGCCTGTTGCTCCGGACCAGACGGTGACGGCCCCGCCGGGCAGCACCATCACCCTCGGTACCAACACGGGCATGTTGATCAACAGTGGCGAGATCACAGTCACCGGCCCTGGCACTAACCTCATCACCTACGGCTCGGTAATTGTGAACCCCGGCAGCACAATTCACACGATCATCGACTGCTCCGCCGACGGTGTTCTGATTCCGGGAGGCGTTGACTTCACTGCCGGGGCCAACCCCGTCGTGCTGACTCCCGGGTCCTTCCAGGAGGTCCTGGTCGCCCTGGTCAACGGCTCTGCCACCCTGCCCGGTGTCGCCGGGGGGCAGGCCGCCATCCTGACCTTCGCAAACACCGCCACCGCCATCGTCGGCCCCGCGGGCGCGTCCATCACCAACGCGTTCGGTACGGTCACCATCGCCTCCGTCACCCCGATCGCGCCGAGTTCGTCGAGCGCGGTGGGGGCCGCCCCGGTGAGCGGGCTGGCCGCGCCGGGCCTGGCGGGCACCGCAGCCATTCAGCCGCAGCTCAATGCGGACGGGCTGCTGGAGTGGGCTCAGACGGTTGCCAGTTGA